A genomic region of Oncorhynchus mykiss isolate Arlee chromosome 2, USDA_OmykA_1.1, whole genome shotgun sequence contains the following coding sequences:
- the LOC110490474 gene encoding CKLF-like MARVEL transmembrane domain-containing protein 6, with translation MAAAEPVYSPTTVSETKSKKWLIVPTDNLDKVRCLIKVVEVLLSFVAFILEEVVTNCMSCSPLYFFEFVSCTAFLFTALLLILLATTLHKRVGISCWPSLDFVYTALMAAFFLIASIVFASDNGGTDLENAAVAFGFLATVAFLVDAGWFVKTRGFPFKKTNQQAASNGGAPVAEAEKLNREQNEAD, from the exons ATGGCTGCCGCGGAACCAGTCTACAGTCCAACAACAGTTTCAGAGACCAAATCCAAAAAGTGGTTAATTGTACCAACAGATAATTTGGATAAAGTCAGATGTTTGATAAAGGTGGTGGAAGTG CTCCTGTCGTTTGTGGCCTTCATTCTTGAAGAGGTAGTGACGAACTGTATGAGCTGCTCTCCGCTGTACTTCTTTGAGTTTGTCAGCTGCACAGCCTTCCTCTTCACagctctcctcctcatcctcctcgctACCACCCTGCACAAGAGAGTGGGCATCAGTTGCTGGCCCTCCctg GACTTTGTGTACACAGCTTTGATGGCTGCATTCTTCCTCATCGCCTCCATTGTGTTTGCCTCAGATAATGGTGGAACTGACCTGGAGAATGCTGCTGTG GCATTTGGCTTCCTGGCCACTGTGGCATTCCTGGTGGATGCTGGCTGGTTTGTGAAGACCAGGGGTTTTCCTTTTAAAAAGACCAACCAGCAAGCCGCAAGCAACGGTGGGGCCCCTGTGGCAGAGGCCGAGAAACTCAACAGGGAACAGAACGAAGCAGACTAG